From the Gemmatimonadaceae bacterium genome, one window contains:
- a CDS encoding phosphatase PAP2 family protein produces the protein MRGKGDSAKINTMFRITFLCLMISVPLGAQTADTLDANTPLFTGRDAFVLGAFALGAAAAAPVDKYIARQLQEPTRQSSALLRTAATGFRIFGHPGALVASAGIYAIGRIDGQRRVVDLGLHSVEAIVLASAVTGAIKTVAGRARPKVDVQNSTDFGLFRGLGNDDYRSFPSGHTTIAFAFASIVSSETLRWRSGSRWVVGPIMYGGATLAGVSRMYNNEHWASDVIAGAAIGTLTGIKVFRYQHSHPGNRLDKTFLRAGIELPDTGGWLPHLSVINR, from the coding sequence TTGCGCGGCAAGGGGGATTCAGCGAAGATCAACACGATGTTTCGGATCACCTTCCTGTGTTTGATGATCAGCGTCCCACTTGGGGCGCAGACGGCCGACACGCTCGATGCGAACACGCCGCTGTTCACGGGCCGTGATGCATTCGTGCTGGGCGCGTTCGCGCTCGGCGCAGCAGCGGCGGCCCCGGTCGACAAGTATATCGCCCGTCAGCTGCAGGAGCCCACGCGGCAGTCAAGCGCATTATTGCGAACCGCTGCGACCGGCTTCCGAATTTTCGGCCATCCGGGCGCGCTCGTTGCCAGCGCAGGCATTTATGCGATCGGCCGTATTGACGGCCAACGACGCGTTGTCGATCTGGGCCTTCACAGTGTCGAAGCCATCGTTCTCGCGAGCGCAGTGACCGGTGCGATCAAGACAGTTGCCGGGCGGGCGAGGCCCAAAGTGGACGTTCAGAACTCGACAGATTTCGGGCTGTTCCGCGGTCTTGGCAATGACGACTACAGATCGTTTCCGTCCGGTCATACCACAATCGCGTTCGCGTTCGCTTCGATTGTCTCGAGCGAAACGCTTCGATGGCGATCTGGCTCCCGGTGGGTGGTAGGGCCAATCATGTATGGAGGCGCGACGCTGGCGGGAGTGTCGAGGATGTATAACAACGAGCACTGGGCGAGTGACGTCATTGCCGGCGCGGCGATCGGGACACTTACCGGGATCAAGGTGTTCCGGTACCAGCATTCACATCCGGGGAATAGGCTCGACAAGACCTTTCTCAGGGC